In a genomic window of Struthio camelus isolate bStrCam1 chromosome 16, bStrCam1.hap1, whole genome shotgun sequence:
- the HIF3A gene encoding hypoxia-inducible factor 3-alpha: MAGRLAARSGPEGRRERSRDAARCRRSREAAAFAQLARALPLARGAHLDKATVMRLTLSYLRLRRLLPHGARAAAEQVDGCYLPALGGFVMVLSDAGDMIYLSENVNRLLGLSQLELIGHSAFDFVHPCDHEELQDALSPRQGPGRRRGEGRWGRRCSLRMKSTLSPRGRSLHLKAAAWKVLHCAGHMRSYAPTEAGGAGASPGAPPTRCLVLICEAIAHPGAIEAPLGSGTVLSRHSLDMKFTYCDDRMEEVAGYAPEELLGCSLYEYVHALDSGTLSRSVHALLSKGQAVTNQYRFLAKRGGYLWAQTQATVIANSRSAQPEGIVCLHFVLSGVEHPGVVLSLEQTERRGQGRRLAPPGPPEPPDTLLDLRFELRGPRVLAFVRPAHVPEAALQRDPRRFCTPELARLLAPIFEPPPAAPRRHPRSPSPPAGDELLFEVQKLFATSPGQGTALQAGALDLAMLAPYIPMDGDFQLG, from the exons atggCCGGGCGGCTGGCGGCCAG GTCGGGGCCGGAGGGGCGCCGGGAGCGGTCGCGGGACGCGGCGCGGTGCCGCCGCAGCCGGGAGGCGGCCGCCTTCGCCCAGCTGGCCCGGGCGCTGCCGCTGGCCCGCGGCGCCCACCTGGACAAGGCCACCGTCATGCGCCTCACCCTCAGCTACCTGCGCCtgcgccgcctcctgccccacg gggcgcgggcggcggcggagcaggtGGACGGCTGCTACCTGCCGGCGCTGGGCGGCTTCGTCATGGTGCTGAGCGACGCCGGCGACATGATCTACCTGTCGGAGAACGTCAaccgcctgctggggctgagcCAG cTGGAGCTCATCGGCCACAGCGCCTTCGACTTCGTGCACCCCTGCGACCACGAGGAGCTCCAGGACGCCCTCAGCCCCCGCCAGG ggccggggcggcggcggggggaggggcgctggggccggcgctGCTCGCTGCGCATGAAGAGCACCCTGAGCCCGCGCGGGCGCAGCCTCCACCTCAAGGCGGCCGCCTGGAAg GTGCTGCACTGCGCGGGCCACATGCGCTCGTACGCGCCGAcggaggccgggggggccggcgccTCCCCCGGGGCGCCCCCCACCCGCTGCCTGGTGCTCATCTGCGAGGCCATCGCCCACCCCGGCGCCATCGAAGCCCCCCTGGGCTCCGGCACCGTCCTCAGCCGCCACTCGCTGGACATGAAGTTCACCTACTGTGATGACAG GATGGAGGAGGTGGCGGGCTACGCACCCGAGGAGCTGCTCGGCTGCTCGCTCTACGAGTACGTCCACGCGCTCGACTCCGGCACCCTCAGCCGCAGCGTCCACGCGT tgctgagcaagggacaggcGGTGACGAACCAGTACCGGTTCCTGGCCAAGCGTGGCGGGTACCTGTGGGCGCAGACCCAGGCCACCGTCATCGCCAACAGCCGCAGCGCCCAGCCCGAGGGCATCGTCTGCCTCCACTTCGTCCTCAG CGGGGTGGAGCACCCCGGGGTGGTGCTGTCGCTGGAGCAGACGgagcgccggggccagggccggcgcctggccccccccggcccccccgagccccccgacACCCTCCTCGACCTCCGCTTCG AGCTGCGGGGCCCGCGGGTGCTGGCCTTCGTGCGCCCAGCCCACGTGCCCGAGGCGGCGCTGCAGCGGGACCCCCGCCGCTTCTGCACCCCCGAGCTGGCCCGCCTGCTCGCCCCCATCTTcgagccccccccggccgccccccgccgccacccccgcagcccctcgccg CCCGCCGGGGACGAGCTGCTCTTCGAGGTGCAGAAGCTCTTCGCCACCAGCCCGGGGCAGGGGACGGCCCTGCAG GCGGGGGCGCTGGAcctggccatgctggcccccTACATCCCCATGGACGGCGACTTCCAGCTGGGC
- the SNRPD2 gene encoding small nuclear ribonucleoprotein Sm D2 produces MSLLNKPKSEMTPEELQKREEEEFNTGPLSVLTQSVKNNTQVLINCRNNKKLLGRVKAFDRHCNMVLENVKEMWTEVPKSGKGKKKSKPVNKDRYISKMFLRGDSVIVVLRNPLIAGK; encoded by the exons AT GTCGCTGCTCAACAAGCCCAAGAGCGAGATGACGCCGGAGGAGCTGCAGAAGCGCGAGGAGGAGGAGTTCAACACGGGGCCCCTCTCCGTCCTCACCCAGTCCGTCAAGAACAACACCCAGGTGCTCATCAACTGCCGCAACAACAAGAAGCTCCTGGGGCGCGTCAAGGCCTTCGACAG GCACTGCAACATGGTGCTGGAGAACGTCAAGGAGATGTGGACCGAGGTGCCCAAGAGCggcaaaggcaagaagaaatCGAAGCCCGTCAACAAGGACCGCTACATCTCCAAGATGTTCCTGCGCGGCGACTCCGTCATCGTCGTGCTGCGCAACCCCCTCATCGCCGGCAAATAG